Proteins from one Peromyscus eremicus chromosome 8a, PerEre_H2_v1, whole genome shotgun sequence genomic window:
- the Metrnl gene encoding meteorin-like protein, with protein MWVRAHAGRRPGRSMRGAAWAARRRAGQQWPRSPGPGPGPPPLLPPPRLLLLLLLLSGASAQYSSDLCSWKGSGLTREAHSKEVEQVYLRCSAGSVEWMYPTGALIVNLRPNTFSPARNLTVCIKPFRDSSGANIYLEKTGELRLLVRDISGEPGQVQCFSLEQGGLFVEATPQQDISRRTTGFQYELMSGQRGMDLHVLSAPCRPCSDTEVLLAICTSDFVVRGFIQDVTHVPEQQASVIYLRVSRLHRQKSRVFQPAPEGSGHWLGHVTTLLECGVRPGHGEFLFTGHVHFGEAQLGCAPRFSDFQRMYKNAEERGINPCEINME; from the exons ATGTGGGTGCGGGCGCACGCCGGACGCAGACCCGGCCGGAGCATGCGGGGTGCGGCGTGGGCGGCCCGCAGGCGCGCGGGGCAGCAGTGGCCTCGGTCCCCGGGCCCTGGGCCCGGCCCGCccccgctgctgccgccgccgcggctgctgctgctgctactgctgctgagCGGCGCGAGCGCGCAGTACTCCAGCGACCTGTGCAGCTGGAAGGGGAG tgggctgaccCGAGAAGCACATAGCAAGGAGGTGGAGCAGGTGTACCTGCGCTGCTCAGCAGGCTCTGTGGAGTGGATGTACCCAACTGGGGCGCTCATTGTTAACCTGCGGCCCAACACCTTCTCACCTGCAAGGAACCTCACTGTGTGCATCAAGCCTTTCAGGGACTCCTCTGGGGCCaatatttatttggaaaaaacTGGAGAACTGAGACTGTTGGTGCGGGACATCAGTGGTGAACCTGGCCAGGTGCAGTGCTTCAGCCTAGAGCAGGGTGGCCTATTTGTAGAGGCAACACCCCAACAGGACATCAGCAGGAGGACCACAGGCTTCCAGTATGAGCTGATGAGTGGGCAGAGGGGGATGGACCTGCATGTGCTGTCTG ctCCATGTCGGCCTTGCAGTGACACTGAGGTCCTTCTTGCCATCTGTACCAGTGACTTTG TTGTCCGAGGCTTCATCCAGGATGTCACCCATGTGCCAGAACAGCAAGCATCAGTCATCTACCTGCGGGTGAGCAGGCTCCACCGGCAGAAGAGTAGGGTCTTCCAGCCAGCTCCTGAAGGCAGTGGCCACTGGCTGGGCCATGTCACGACACTTCTGGAGTGTGGTGTACGGCCAGGGCATGGAGAATTCCTCTTCACTGGACATGTGCACTTTGGGGAGGCACAACTTGGATGTGCCCCACGCTTTAGTGACTTTCAGAGGATGTACAAGAATGCAGAGGAGAGGGGCATAAACCCCTGTGAGATCAATATGGAGTGA